A single Pseudomonas brassicacearum DNA region contains:
- a CDS encoding ATP-binding protein — protein MNSLSNRRILLIDDTPAIHEDFRKILIPEDDSSTDLQDMESALFGDAPKPATTVFELDSAYGGQEGLNKLLEATAKGRPYALAFVDMRMPEGWDGAKTIEELWKRDPQLQVVVCTAYSDYSWDELLDRLNGHDRLLILKKPFDNIEVQQMANTLTTKWEMTSRAQLKMNKLEDLVEQRTQAFKQASELLQMEIDERKLLETQLVQSEKLASLGQLAAGVAHEINNPIGFISSNLGALDGYFGKLQEMLSAYGSAEGAIASPELVVHLRKLREQVELDFLVEDIPLLIKESKDGIGRVGQIVKDLKDFSRVDSSQEWQMANLQQGLDSTLNIVANEIKYKADVVKEYTPLPEVECLPSQINQVIMNLIVNAAQAIGPERGTITLRNGVVDETVWIEVADNGSGIPPDTLQKIFDPFFTTKPIGQGTGLGLSLSYGIVKKHNGEITVSSEVGVGTTFRVELPVRQMKQAS, from the coding sequence ATGAATAGCCTGAGTAACCGCCGCATCCTGTTGATCGACGATACACCCGCCATTCATGAAGATTTCCGCAAGATCCTCATCCCGGAGGATGACAGCAGCACGGACTTGCAGGACATGGAAAGCGCGCTGTTCGGCGATGCGCCAAAACCTGCCACCACCGTGTTCGAACTCGACTCGGCCTACGGCGGGCAGGAAGGCCTGAACAAATTGCTGGAGGCGACAGCAAAAGGGCGACCCTATGCCCTGGCCTTTGTCGACATGCGCATGCCCGAAGGCTGGGATGGCGCCAAGACCATCGAGGAACTCTGGAAGCGCGACCCGCAATTGCAAGTGGTGGTCTGCACCGCCTATTCGGATTATTCCTGGGATGAACTGCTCGACCGCTTGAACGGCCACGACCGCTTGCTGATCCTGAAAAAGCCGTTCGACAACATCGAAGTCCAGCAGATGGCCAACACCCTGACCACGAAGTGGGAAATGACCTCCCGTGCGCAACTGAAAATGAACAAGCTCGAAGACTTGGTGGAACAACGCACCCAGGCGTTCAAACAGGCCAGCGAGCTGCTGCAAATGGAAATCGACGAGCGCAAGTTGCTGGAAACTCAGCTGGTGCAATCGGAAAAGCTCGCCTCGCTGGGCCAGTTGGCGGCCGGGGTGGCCCACGAAATCAACAACCCGATCGGCTTCATTTCTTCCAACCTGGGGGCATTGGACGGCTACTTTGGCAAACTCCAGGAAATGCTCAGCGCCTACGGCAGCGCCGAGGGGGCCATCGCCTCGCCGGAACTGGTGGTGCACTTGCGCAAGCTGCGCGAACAGGTGGAGCTGGACTTTCTCGTCGAAGACATCCCGTTGCTGATCAAGGAATCCAAGGATGGCATTGGCCGGGTCGGGCAGATCGTCAAGGACCTGAAGGACTTCTCTCGCGTCGATTCCAGCCAGGAATGGCAGATGGCCAATTTGCAGCAGGGCTTGGATTCGACGTTGAACATCGTCGCCAATGAAATCAAGTACAAGGCCGACGTGGTCAAGGAGTACACACCGTTGCCGGAGGTGGAATGCCTGCCGTCGCAGATCAACCAGGTGATCATGAACCTGATCGTCAACGCCGCCCAGGCCATCGGCCCCGAGCGCGGCACCATCACCCTGCGCAACGGTGTCGTTGACGAAACCGTATGGATCGAAGTCGCCGACAACGGCTCGGGCATTCCCCCCGATACCCTGCAGAAAATCTTCGACCCGTTCTTCACCACCAAACCCATCGGCCAGGGCACAGGGCTTGGGCTGTCGTTGTCCTACGGCATCGTGAAAAAACACAACGGCGAGATCACGGTTAGCAGTGAAGTCGGCGTCGGCACTACCTTCCGCGTGGAATTGCCCGTGCGGCAGATGAAGCAGGCGAGCTGA
- a CDS encoding DAHL domain-containing protein → MTILRRLGLAFIGLLLTSVLLFMYINSGAQQAASYIESRDLIRLLKQQDAIWDNEVLKSRIALTHNYDPLVTPLLEMSGLWQRLDAIESEPGRHQPSLWQAQREEYLKAIKEKTRLVEQFKSHNAVLRNSMAFLPAAEDDIQAQFARLPDADRLELQNVAIDTYDLLLSSMEFAQLSTSEVAAEVLLGLNRLDVNKERMPQGLQGPVDILSRHIALILREQPRVNELLQGIEAVPVASRLDTITDLLEKDQGKAAAKYQRNHIYLLVFATILVLILIWLAIRLVRSFAEIKRVNNALQSANDELEQRVEERTRELKDTQSELMDTARQAGMAEIATNVLHNVGNVLNSVNISADLVSRKLRSSKALGLGKAMQLINEHADDLGHFLTEDAKGKLLPGYLNQLVEAIAVEQQGLTDELAQLSKSVDHIKDIVSTQQSYAGANSLLEPLVVSELLEDALRMNSGALTRHHVTVIREYGDVPRIMGDKHRLLLILINLISNAKYAMAGVSNHARNMTLKAAVIDGQTLQISVKDEGEGIPEENMTRIFAHGFTTRKEGHGFGLHSCALAAIEMEGRLTAHSEGPGTGATFQLQLPLKLAEGEP, encoded by the coding sequence ATGACCATTCTCCGGCGCCTCGGTCTTGCGTTCATCGGCCTGTTGCTGACTTCCGTGCTGTTGTTCATGTACATCAATTCAGGGGCCCAGCAGGCCGCCTCGTACATTGAGTCCCGGGACCTGATCCGCCTGCTCAAGCAGCAAGACGCCATCTGGGACAACGAAGTACTCAAGTCGCGGATCGCCCTGACCCACAACTACGACCCCCTGGTCACCCCTTTGCTGGAAATGTCGGGCCTGTGGCAGCGTCTCGACGCCATCGAGTCGGAGCCCGGGCGCCACCAGCCGTCACTCTGGCAAGCCCAGCGCGAGGAGTACCTCAAGGCGATCAAGGAAAAAACCCGCCTGGTGGAACAGTTCAAATCCCACAACGCGGTGCTGCGCAACTCCATGGCCTTCCTGCCCGCCGCCGAGGACGACATCCAGGCCCAGTTCGCCCGACTGCCCGACGCAGACCGGCTGGAACTGCAAAATGTCGCCATCGACACCTACGACCTGTTGCTCAGCAGCATGGAGTTCGCCCAGCTCAGCACCAGCGAAGTAGCCGCCGAAGTGCTGCTGGGCCTGAACCGGCTGGACGTCAACAAGGAGCGCATGCCCCAGGGGCTTCAAGGCCCCGTTGACATCCTGAGCAGGCACATCGCGCTGATCCTGCGCGAACAACCGCGGGTCAATGAGCTGTTGCAGGGCATCGAAGCGGTCCCCGTTGCCAGTCGCCTGGACACCATTACCGACCTGCTGGAGAAAGACCAGGGCAAAGCCGCGGCCAAATACCAACGCAACCACATCTACCTGCTGGTATTCGCCACGATCCTGGTCTTGATCCTGATCTGGCTGGCGATCCGGCTGGTGCGCAGCTTCGCCGAGATCAAAAGGGTCAACAACGCCCTGCAAAGCGCCAACGATGAACTGGAGCAGAGGGTTGAAGAGCGGACCCGCGAGCTCAAGGACACCCAGAGCGAGTTGATGGACACCGCTCGCCAGGCCGGCATGGCGGAAATCGCTACCAACGTGCTGCACAACGTTGGCAACGTGCTCAACAGCGTGAACATCTCCGCCGACCTGGTCAGCCGCAAACTGCGCAGCAGCAAGGCCCTGGGGCTGGGCAAGGCGATGCAACTGATCAACGAACACGCCGATGACCTCGGGCACTTCCTCACCGAAGACGCCAAAGGCAAACTGCTGCCTGGCTACCTCAACCAACTGGTCGAAGCCATCGCCGTTGAGCAGCAGGGGCTTACCGACGAACTGGCCCAGTTGAGCAAAAGCGTGGACCACATCAAGGACATCGTGTCCACGCAGCAATCCTATGCCGGAGCCAATAGCCTGCTGGAACCGTTGGTGGTCAGCGAACTGCTCGAAGATGCCCTGCGCATGAACTCGGGCGCCCTGACCCGTCACCATGTTACGGTGATAAGGGAATACGGCGATGTGCCGCGGATCATGGGCGACAAGCATCGCTTGCTGTTGATCCTGATCAACCTGATCAGTAATGCCAAATACGCCATGGCGGGGGTTTCCAATCATGCGCGAAACATGACCCTGAAGGCCGCCGTCATCGATGGCCAAACCCTGCAAATCAGCGTCAAGGATGAAGGCGAAGGCATCCCGGAGGAAAACATGACACGCATCTTCGCCCACGGTTTTACCACGCGTAAGGAAGGCCATGGCTTTGGCCTGCACAGCTGCGCATTGGCGGCCATTGAAATGGAAGGCCGCCTCACCGCCCACAGTGAGGGGCCAGGCACGGGGGCAACGTTCCAACTGCAACTGCCCCTGAAACTTGCAGAAGGTGAGCCATGA
- a CDS encoding amino acid permease, with protein MPVGNHLPHGETTQGGPLKRELGERHIRLMALGACIGVGLFLGSAKAIEMAGPAIMLSYIIGGLAILVIMRALGEMAVHNPVAGSFSRYAQDYLGPLAGFLTGWNYWFLWLVTCVAEITAVAVYMGIWFPDVPRWIWALAALLSMGSINLIAVKAFGEFEFWFALIKIVTIIAMVIGGVGIIAFGFGNDGVALGLSNLWTHGGFMPNGVQGVLMSLQMVMFAYLGVEMIGLTAGEAKNPQKTIPNAIGSVFWRILLFYVGALFVILSIYPWNEIGTQGSPFVMTFERLGIKTAAGIINFVVITAALSSCNGGIFSTGRMLYSLAQNGQAPAGFAKTSSNGVPRRALLLSIGALLLGVLLNYLVPEKVFIWVTSIATFGAIWTWVMILLAQLKFRKGLSVSERAALKYRMWLYPVSSYLALAFLVLVVGLMAYFPDTRVALYVGPAFLVLLTGLFYTFKLQPTGDVRSAVRSVS; from the coding sequence ATGCCTGTCGGCAATCATCTGCCCCATGGCGAGACCACCCAGGGTGGTCCGCTCAAACGTGAACTCGGTGAGCGGCATATCCGCCTGATGGCGCTCGGCGCTTGCATCGGTGTCGGGCTGTTCCTCGGCTCGGCCAAGGCCATTGAAATGGCCGGTCCGGCGATCATGCTGTCCTACATCATTGGTGGCCTGGCGATCCTGGTGATCATGCGCGCCCTCGGTGAAATGGCCGTGCATAACCCGGTGGCCGGTTCGTTCAGCCGTTATGCCCAGGACTACCTCGGCCCATTGGCAGGCTTCCTGACCGGCTGGAACTACTGGTTCCTGTGGCTGGTGACCTGCGTGGCGGAAATCACCGCCGTGGCCGTATACATGGGCATCTGGTTCCCCGATGTGCCCCGCTGGATCTGGGCCCTGGCCGCGCTGCTCAGCATGGGTTCGATCAACCTGATCGCGGTCAAGGCCTTCGGTGAGTTCGAATTCTGGTTCGCCCTGATCAAGATCGTGACCATCATCGCCATGGTCATCGGCGGCGTCGGCATCATCGCCTTCGGCTTCGGTAACGACGGCGTGGCCCTGGGTCTTTCCAATCTCTGGACCCACGGCGGTTTCATGCCCAACGGCGTGCAAGGCGTGTTGATGTCGCTGCAAATGGTGATGTTCGCCTACCTGGGCGTGGAGATGATCGGCCTGACCGCCGGTGAGGCGAAGAACCCACAGAAAACCATCCCCAACGCCATCGGCTCGGTGTTCTGGCGGATCCTGCTGTTCTACGTTGGCGCGCTGTTCGTGATCCTGTCGATCTACCCGTGGAACGAGATCGGCACCCAGGGCAGCCCATTCGTGATGACCTTCGAGCGCCTGGGCATCAAGACCGCCGCCGGCATCATCAACTTCGTGGTGATCACCGCCGCGCTGTCGTCCTGCAACGGTGGGATCTTCAGCACCGGGCGAATGCTCTACAGCCTGGCGCAGAACGGCCAGGCCCCGGCCGGTTTTGCCAAGACTTCCAGCAACGGCGTGCCACGTCGCGCATTGCTACTGTCCATCGGCGCATTGCTGCTGGGCGTGCTGCTCAACTACCTGGTGCCGGAGAAAGTCTTCATCTGGGTGACCTCCATTGCCACGTTCGGCGCGATCTGGACCTGGGTGATGATCCTGCTGGCCCAGCTCAAGTTCCGCAAAGGCCTCAGCGTTTCAGAGCGCGCGGCCCTGAAATACCGCATGTGGCTGTACCCGGTCAGCTCGTACCTGGCGCTGGCGTTCCTGGTGCTGGTGGTGGGCCTGATGGCGTACTTCCCGGATACACGGGTGGCGTTGTATGTCGGCCCGGCGTTTCTGGTGCTGCTGACGGGGCTGTTTTATACCTTCAAGTTGCAGCCGACGGGGGATGTGCGCAGCGCCGTGCGTTCGGTTTCGTAA
- a CDS encoding transglycosylase domain-containing protein, whose product MGALWQTDSNEPMVPTERMEEAPLPQKKRRARHGWRAFWLLLLIIVVVVGLAVAKEMRTSRFQAREISKYAASLSYSVQPGPSDAIVYPGAGPFDRRLGYSALGEFLPRLLKRDYVIQAQARFSPALMGYIEKGLFVPYTEKIQAGLTITDCRAAPVYQFKYPQQLYANFEAIPPVVVQSLLFIENRFLLDPKQPLANPAVDWPRFGMAVWSQVAKLLSLPGQSAGGSTLATQLEKYRHSPEGLTVSGGEKIRQMISASVRAYQAGPQTLEARQRIIRDYLNSVPLSAVPGHGEVHGMAEGLRVWYGADFKRANERLFSTATDPRSLAEKGLALREVLSLMIAQRRPSHFLSKGHDELARLTDSHIRLLTQNGVIDAALAEAALASKVSYRDWVQDPTVQPNETNKGISAARSRLAALLNRPLYDLDRLDLSATSTLQSDLQAQATEYLKRLADPAFATQIGLMGERLLTPTSTAQVRYSFTLLELTPDGSRVRVQTDSTDQPFDINEGSKLELGSTAKLRVLTTYLQIIAELHDRYAQQTPAALKKVDIAEQDRLSRWAVDYLIQNTDRSLPKMLEAALDRTYSASPGEAFFTGGGLHTFHNFRKEDNGRNPTLRDALRESINLPFIRLMRDLVRYATYAGSNNSSQLLKDDKDPRRQEYLAQFADHEGTAFLLRFWKKYRGKDTPQRLETFLDGMRPTAIRLAAVHRYFFPNDSQENFNRFVRAHLKSAKSAGKLTDERLERLYRSYGPGAYDLPDQGFIAKVHPLDLWLVGYLLNNPDAKFSQIVKASQFERQEVYSWLFKSRHKSARDSRIRTMLEIEAFLDIHQRWQQVGYPFDHLVPSLATAIGSSGDRPAALAELVGTILNDGIRQPALRVDSLDFAVGTPYETRLVSDPDNGKRVMPMDVARALRSALSQVVDAGTAKRVAGSFTLADGTPLAMGGKTGTGDNRIEAVGSGGRVISSKSINRTATFVFYIGDSHFGTLTAYVPGASAQNFKFTSALPVQVLKGMAPFLSPYLQPGSHTQCKPLVASH is encoded by the coding sequence ATGGGCGCTTTGTGGCAAACCGATTCGAATGAACCTATGGTCCCGACTGAACGTATGGAAGAAGCGCCTTTACCTCAAAAAAAACGCCGCGCACGGCATGGCTGGCGGGCATTCTGGTTGTTGCTGCTGATTATCGTGGTGGTGGTCGGCTTGGCGGTGGCCAAGGAAATGCGCACCTCGCGGTTTCAAGCCCGGGAGATCAGCAAGTACGCCGCGTCCCTGAGCTATTCGGTGCAGCCGGGGCCCAGCGATGCCATCGTCTATCCCGGTGCCGGTCCGTTCGACCGGCGCTTGGGCTACAGCGCGCTGGGGGAATTCCTGCCACGCCTGCTCAAGCGCGACTACGTGATCCAGGCCCAGGCGCGGTTCTCGCCGGCCTTGATGGGCTACATCGAGAAAGGCCTGTTCGTGCCCTATACGGAAAAGATCCAGGCCGGCCTGACCATCACCGACTGCCGCGCCGCGCCGGTCTATCAGTTCAAGTACCCGCAGCAACTGTATGCGAACTTCGAAGCGATCCCGCCCGTGGTGGTGCAGAGCCTGTTGTTTATCGAGAACCGCTTCCTGCTCGACCCCAAGCAACCTCTGGCCAACCCGGCAGTGGACTGGCCGCGTTTCGGCATGGCGGTCTGGTCGCAAGTCGCCAAGCTGTTGAGCCTGCCAGGGCAGTCCGCCGGGGGCAGCACACTGGCGACACAACTGGAAAAATACCGGCATTCCCCCGAGGGCCTCACCGTGTCGGGCGGGGAGAAAATCCGCCAGATGATCTCCGCCAGCGTGCGCGCCTATCAGGCTGGCCCGCAAACCCTCGAGGCGCGGCAGCGGATCATCCGTGACTACCTCAACAGCGTGCCGCTCTCCGCCGTGCCCGGGCATGGTGAAGTCCATGGCATGGCTGAGGGCCTGCGGGTCTGGTACGGCGCCGATTTCAAGCGGGCCAATGAACGCCTGTTCAGTACCGCCACCGACCCCAGGAGCCTGGCGGAAAAAGGCCTGGCCCTGCGCGAAGTCCTGTCGTTGATGATCGCCCAGCGCCGCCCCTCCCATTTCCTGTCCAAGGGCCACGATGAACTGGCGCGCCTGACCGACAGCCACATCCGACTGTTGACGCAGAACGGCGTGATCGATGCGGCGCTGGCCGAGGCGGCCCTGGCGAGCAAGGTCAGTTATCGCGACTGGGTCCAGGACCCGACCGTCCAGCCCAACGAAACCAACAAAGGCATCAGCGCCGCCCGCAGTCGCCTCGCCGCCCTGCTCAATCGTCCGCTGTATGACCTCGATCGCCTCGACCTGTCCGCCACCAGCACCTTGCAAAGCGACTTGCAGGCCCAAGCCACCGAGTACCTCAAGCGCTTGGCCGACCCGGCTTTCGCGACCCAGATCGGCCTGATGGGCGAACGCCTGCTGACCCCCACCAGCACCGCCCAGGTGCGCTACAGCTTCACCCTGCTGGAACTGACCCCCGATGGCTCGCGCGTGCGGGTGCAGACCGACAGCACCGACCAGCCCTTCGATATCAACGAAGGCAGCAAACTGGAATTGGGCTCCACCGCCAAGTTGCGGGTGCTCACCACGTATCTGCAGATCATCGCCGAACTGCACGATCGCTATGCCCAGCAAACCCCCGCGGCATTGAAGAAAGTCGACATCGCCGAGCAGGACCGTCTCTCCCGCTGGGCGGTCGACTACCTGATCCAGAACACCGACCGCAGCCTGCCGAAAATGCTCGAGGCCGCGCTGGACCGTACGTATTCAGCCAGCCCTGGCGAGGCGTTCTTTACCGGTGGCGGGCTGCACACCTTCCACAACTTCCGCAAGGAAGACAACGGCCGCAACCCCACCCTGCGCGACGCCCTGCGTGAATCGATCAACCTGCCATTCATCCGCCTGATGCGCGACCTGGTGCGCTACGCCACCTACGCAGGCTCCAATAACAGTTCCCAATTGCTCAAGGATGATAAGGACCCGCGCCGCCAGGAATACCTGGCCCAGTTCGCCGACCACGAAGGCACCGCGTTCCTGCTCAGGTTCTGGAAGAAGTACCGAGGCAAGGATACCCCCCAACGCCTCGAAACCTTCCTCGACGGCATGCGTCCCACGGCGATCCGCCTGGCCGCCGTGCACCGGTATTTCTTTCCCAACGACAGCCAGGAGAACTTCAACCGCTTCGTGCGGGCGCACTTGAAGTCGGCCAAGAGCGCCGGAAAACTCACCGATGAACGCCTGGAACGGCTCTACCGGAGCTATGGTCCCGGCGCCTATGACCTGCCGGACCAGGGCTTCATCGCCAAAGTCCACCCGCTGGACCTGTGGTTGGTGGGCTATCTGCTGAACAACCCCGACGCCAAGTTCAGCCAGATCGTCAAGGCCAGCCAGTTCGAGCGCCAGGAAGTCTACAGCTGGCTGTTCAAGAGCCGGCACAAGAGCGCCCGTGACAGCCGCATCCGGACCATGCTGGAAATCGAAGCCTTTCTGGATATCCACCAGCGCTGGCAGCAAGTCGGCTACCCCTTCGACCATCTGGTGCCGTCGCTGGCCACTGCCATCGGCAGCTCCGGCGACCGCCCCGCCGCGCTGGCGGAACTGGTGGGCACCATCCTCAACGATGGCATCCGCCAACCCGCGTTGCGGGTCGACAGCCTGGACTTTGCCGTCGGTACACCTTACGAGACACGGCTGGTGAGCGATCCAGATAACGGCAAGCGTGTGATGCCGATGGACGTGGCCCGGGCCTTGCGCAGTGCGCTGTCCCAAGTGGTGGATGCCGGCACCGCGAAACGCGTAGCCGGCAGTTTCACGCTGGCCGACGGCACTCCGCTGGCCATGGGCGGCAAGACCGGCACCGGTGACAACCGCATCGAAGCCGTCGGTTCCGGCGGGCGGGTGATCAGCTCCAAGTCGATCAACCGCACCGCCACCTTCGTGTTCTACATCGGCGACAGCCATTTCGGCACCCTGACCGCCTACGTGCCAGGTGCGTCGGCGCAGAACTTCAAATTCACCTCGGCCTTGCCGGTGCAGGTGCTCAAGGGCATGGCACCGTTCCTTTCGCCCTACTTGCAGCCGGGCAGTCACACCCAATGCAAGCCCTTGGTGGCAAGCCACTGA
- a CDS encoding FMN-binding glutamate synthase family protein produces MSLSLLSRYAFFAGCVIFTLASLPFLQHDWLWPITLVTGLLSLLGLFDLLQSRHAVRRNYPILGNIRYLVEGIRPEIRQYLLESDSDALPFSRAQRSLVYSRAKNESADKPFGTLIDVYQSGFEFIGHSMRPAPLSDPSGFRVTVGGPQCTQPYSASVFNISAMSFGSLSANAIRALNQGAKLGNFAHDTGEGSISPYHRENGGDLTWELGSGYFGCRTPDGRFDPERFAAQAQNPQVRMIEIKMSQGAKPGHGGILPKHKVTREIAETRGILMGEDCVSPSRHSAFSTPIELMRFVQQLRELSGGKPVGFKFCLGHPWEFMGIAKAMLETGILPDFIVVDGKEGGTGAAPVEFTDHIGVPLREGLLFVHNTLVGLNLRDKIKLGASGKIVSAFDIASVLAIGADWANAARGFMFAIGCIQSQSCHTNKCPTGVATQDTLRQRALVVPDKAQRVYNFHRNTLKALAEMLAAAGLEHPSQLQPKHLVRRMSATEIKLFSQLHVFLKPGELLTGEVNGAFYSRMWQMARADSFEAQETAAA; encoded by the coding sequence ATGAGCCTGTCTCTGCTGAGTCGTTACGCCTTCTTTGCCGGCTGTGTCATCTTCACCCTCGCCAGCCTGCCGTTCCTGCAACACGACTGGCTCTGGCCGATCACACTGGTGACCGGGTTGTTGAGCCTGCTGGGGCTGTTCGACCTGCTGCAAAGCCGCCACGCCGTACGTCGCAATTACCCGATCCTGGGCAACATCCGCTACCTGGTCGAAGGCATCCGCCCGGAGATCCGCCAGTACCTGCTCGAATCCGACAGCGACGCCCTGCCCTTCTCCCGGGCCCAGCGCTCGTTGGTGTACTCCCGGGCCAAGAACGAAAGCGCCGACAAACCGTTCGGCACCCTGATCGACGTCTACCAGAGCGGTTTCGAATTCATCGGCCATTCCATGCGCCCGGCCCCGTTGAGCGATCCCAGCGGTTTTCGCGTGACGGTCGGCGGCCCGCAGTGCACCCAGCCGTACTCGGCGTCGGTGTTCAACATTTCGGCCATGAGTTTCGGCTCCCTGAGCGCCAACGCCATCCGCGCGTTGAACCAAGGGGCCAAGTTGGGCAACTTCGCCCACGACACCGGTGAAGGCAGCATCAGCCCCTACCACCGCGAGAACGGTGGCGACCTGACCTGGGAACTGGGCAGCGGTTATTTTGGCTGTCGCACGCCTGACGGTCGCTTCGACCCGGAGCGTTTCGCCGCCCAGGCGCAGAACCCGCAGGTGCGGATGATTGAAATCAAGATGTCGCAAGGCGCCAAGCCCGGCCACGGCGGGATCCTGCCCAAACACAAAGTCACCCGGGAAATCGCCGAGACACGAGGCATCCTCATGGGCGAGGATTGTGTGTCGCCGTCCCGCCACAGCGCGTTTTCCACACCGATCGAACTGATGCGGTTCGTTCAGCAACTGCGCGAACTGTCCGGCGGCAAACCGGTGGGCTTCAAGTTCTGCCTGGGTCACCCGTGGGAATTCATGGGCATCGCCAAGGCCATGCTGGAAACCGGGATCCTGCCCGACTTCATCGTGGTCGACGGCAAGGAAGGCGGCACAGGCGCGGCGCCAGTGGAATTCACCGACCACATCGGCGTGCCATTGCGCGAAGGTCTGTTGTTCGTGCACAACACCCTGGTGGGCCTGAACCTGCGGGACAAGATCAAGCTCGGGGCCAGCGGCAAGATCGTCAGCGCCTTCGACATCGCCAGCGTCCTGGCCATCGGCGCCGACTGGGCCAATGCCGCGCGCGGCTTCATGTTCGCCATCGGCTGCATCCAGTCGCAAAGCTGCCATACCAACAAATGCCCCACCGGCGTCGCCACCCAGGACACCTTGCGCCAGCGCGCCCTGGTCGTCCCGGACAAGGCCCAGCGGGTCTACAACTTCCACCGCAACACCCTCAAGGCCCTGGCCGAAATGCTCGCCGCCGCCGGGCTTGAACATCCGTCGCAATTGCAGCCCAAGCATCTGGTACGGCGTATGTCGGCCACTGAGATCAAACTGTTTTCACAGTTGCATGTGTTCTTGAAGCCGGGGGAATTGCTGACCGGAGAGGTCAATGGGGCGTTTTATTCGCGGATGTGGCAGATGGCGCGGGCGGACAGTTTTGAGGCGCAAGAAACAGCGGCAGCGTAG
- a CDS encoding CS1 type fimbrial major subunit, which translates to MFRKVMFMTILAALSPSLVLAADDARTAIHITANVPNKQFHVQPRNPDFGKDEVMHFDPVNSQLSPLRQTFDVKHTDGSVHASLEGDRVSLTNGRDAIPLLVRFNNIRLTGVPQEVVDDATSTPGTQADLHIMASDKVYDGQHGLYTADLTVIFDAVPRVNP; encoded by the coding sequence ATGTTTAGAAAAGTGATGTTCATGACGATCCTTGCGGCCCTGAGCCCTTCACTGGTGCTGGCGGCTGATGATGCTCGCACTGCCATCCATATCACCGCGAACGTTCCCAACAAGCAGTTCCATGTGCAGCCGCGTAATCCGGACTTCGGCAAGGATGAGGTTATGCACTTCGACCCAGTGAACAGCCAACTGAGCCCGCTGCGCCAGACTTTCGATGTGAAGCACACCGATGGCTCGGTCCACGCCTCCCTCGAGGGTGATCGGGTGTCGTTGACCAACGGCAGAGACGCCATTCCCCTGCTTGTCAGGTTCAACAATATCCGCCTGACCGGTGTGCCCCAGGAAGTTGTGGATGACGCAACGTCCACGCCTGGCACCCAGGCGGACTTGCACATCATGGCCTCGGACAAGGTCTACGATGGTCAGCACGGCCTGTACACCGCCGACTTGACCGTGATCTTCGACGCGGTGCCTCGCGTAAACCCTTGA
- a CDS encoding REP-associated tyrosine transposase has translation MHSRPNSHRLRRGRYSEPGRAYLVTAVVYQRRPVFSDWKVGRLLVAEFKRAHDLGHVESLAWVVMPDHFHWLLQIHDCHLSRVIGATKARCTHRVNNITGASGPLWQSGFHDRAIRDNEELRPSVDYIIANPLRAGLVECIGDYPLWDVAWL, from the coding sequence ATGCATTCACGCCCCAATTCCCATCGCTTGCGTCGAGGTCGTTATTCCGAGCCGGGACGAGCTTATCTGGTGACTGCTGTTGTTTATCAGCGGCGGCCGGTTTTTTCCGACTGGAAGGTTGGCCGGTTATTGGTCGCCGAATTCAAACGCGCTCATGATCTGGGCCATGTGGAGTCCTTGGCCTGGGTGGTGATGCCAGATCATTTCCACTGGTTGCTGCAAATTCACGATTGCCATCTGAGTCGTGTCATCGGCGCCACCAAAGCTCGATGCACCCATCGTGTCAACAACATAACCGGAGCCTCTGGCCCGCTTTGGCAAAGCGGTTTCCATGACCGCGCTATTCGTGACAACGAAGAGCTGCGGCCCAGCGTCGACTACATCATTGCCAATCCGCTTCGGGCGGGGCTGGTGGAATGTATCGGCGATTACCCTCTCTGGGACGTCGCATGGCTTTGA
- a CDS encoding fibronectin type III-like domain-contianing protein yields the protein MGRFIRGCGRWRGRTVLRRKKQRQRSLRVHTRSCGKGINPLATGSSFTLSAGEETVQLYLRQTVASITRPVRVLRGFSKVRLARYQFTKPNARRCAHPPSAAT from the coding sequence ATGGGGCGTTTTATTCGCGGATGTGGCAGATGGCGCGGGCGGACAGTTTTGAGGCGCAAGAAACAGCGGCAGCGTAGCTTGCGAGTACACACCCGCTCTTGTGGCAAGGGGATAAATCCCCTCGCCACAGGTTCGTCGTTCACCTTAAGCGCGGGAGAAGAAACCGTGCAGTTATACCTACGGCAAACCGTTGCGAGCATCACGCGCCCGGTGCGCGTGTTGCGTGGTTTTTCCAAGGTCCGGCTCGCTCGCTATCAATTTACGAAACCGAACGCACGGCGCTGCGCACATCCCCCGTCGGCTGCAACTTGA